In Candidatus Syntrophoarchaeum caldarius, a single window of DNA contains:
- a CDS encoding plasmid stabilization system — translation MNTYTIKIKEAAEKRLKRYDKEIQRRFASKIRKLSENPEVHGKPLRKPLHGYWELRFERRFRIIYTINHAEKTVTIEAIKHKDEF, via the coding sequence GTGAATACTTACACGATCAAGATAAAAGAAGCTGCTGAAAAGCGACTTAAAAGATATGACAAAGAGATTCAGAGGCGTTTTGCATCTAAAATCAGAAAGTTGAGTGAGAACCCTGAAGTGCATGGAAAACCCCTCAGAAAACCTCTCCATGGATACTGGGAACTGCGATTTGAACGAAGATTCAGAATCATTTACACGATAAATCATGCTGAGAAAACAGTTACAATAGAGGCGATAAAACACAAGGATGAGTTTTAG
- a CDS encoding AbrB family transcriptional regulator, with product MVGIRTVGKKGQVTIPKEIREKFGLKEGSKVSFEVKEDEIVIKPEKSGKDFVEEWCSIVKKKLDKPIDLRRLKEEYYEEQVEKFYYHVNCK from the coding sequence ATGGTAGGAATAAGAACTGTCGGCAAAAAAGGACAGGTTACAATACCCAAGGAAATTAGAGAGAAGTTTGGGTTGAAAGAAGGCTCAAAGGTCAGTTTTGAGGTTAAAGAGGATGAGATAGTGATTAAACCTGAGAAATCTGGGAAAGATTTTGTTGAAGAATGGTGCTCCATTGTTAAAAAGAAGCTGGACAAACCGATCGATTTGAGAAGGCTGAAAGAAGAGTACTACGAGGAGCAGGTGGAAAAGTTTTACTATCATGTGAACTGTAAATGA
- a CDS encoding acetyl-CoA decarbonylase/synthase complex gamma subunit, with product MKLSSPLEVYDYLPKTNCGECGEATCMAFAAKLIERQDKLEKCKPILEDKFRKKYEELSELLAPEIKEIVLGVGERAIKIGGEDVMHRHQLTFFNETALIYDVWDTMDEADLVARVKAITDWQKFYVGDFLRLHGIAVRSASNDPAKFGACVKKVLETTPLPLVLCSFDPKVLEAGLEVAADKNPLIYAANKDNWKDVAKLVKKYNVAVTLYAPADLDLLKSMAVSFEKMGISDLVLDPGTYPTGKDLEQTLQRFLQIRRAGIVEGQKDIAYPLMSVPLTTWMVYDDPVDATYWETVLADVFTIRYADIMILHSIEPYAVMIQRTLVDNIYVDPRRPVQVDPGVKVVGNPTEESPVFMTTNFALTYYTVESDVASNNIDCYILVVDTDGIGVEAALAGGQLTSSKVKETMEKADINLEEAVTHKTLIIPGLTARISGELEDTLGWNILVGPGDSGRIPGFLEEKWPPK from the coding sequence ATGAAGTTATCAAGTCCACTCGAGGTCTATGACTATCTCCCAAAGACCAACTGCGGTGAGTGCGGTGAAGCAACGTGCATGGCGTTTGCTGCAAAACTCATCGAGCGGCAAGATAAGCTCGAAAAATGCAAGCCGATACTTGAGGATAAGTTCAGGAAGAAGTACGAGGAGCTTTCAGAGCTTTTAGCACCAGAGATAAAGGAGATTGTACTTGGCGTTGGTGAGCGCGCGATAAAGATCGGTGGCGAGGATGTGATGCACCGTCACCAGCTGACATTCTTCAATGAGACTGCACTCATCTATGACGTCTGGGATACGATGGATGAAGCCGATCTTGTTGCAAGGGTGAAGGCGATCACAGACTGGCAGAAGTTCTATGTAGGGGACTTTTTGAGGCTCCATGGTATCGCAGTGAGGTCGGCGTCTAACGATCCAGCAAAATTTGGAGCATGTGTCAAGAAGGTTCTTGAGACAACACCTCTCCCGCTTGTTCTCTGCTCATTTGATCCAAAGGTTCTGGAGGCAGGGCTTGAGGTTGCAGCCGATAAGAATCCACTCATCTATGCAGCAAACAAGGACAACTGGAAGGATGTTGCAAAACTTGTAAAGAAGTACAACGTTGCCGTCACGCTCTACGCACCCGCTGACCTTGATCTCCTGAAGTCAATGGCGGTATCATTTGAGAAGATGGGAATCAGTGACCTGGTGCTTGATCCAGGGACATATCCGACAGGGAAGGATCTTGAGCAGACACTCCAGCGATTTCTCCAGATAAGGCGTGCGGGGATCGTTGAAGGTCAGAAAGATATCGCATACCCGCTCATGTCGGTCCCATTAACGACATGGATGGTATATGATGACCCTGTCGATGCAACTTACTGGGAGACTGTGCTGGCAGATGTCTTCACGATCAGGTATGCTGACATCATGATCCTCCACTCGATCGAGCCGTACGCCGTGATGATCCAGCGAACGCTTGTTGATAACATCTATGTCGATCCAAGAAGACCTGTACAGGTTGATCCAGGCGTAAAAGTTGTTGGAAATCCGACAGAGGAGTCGCCGGTCTTTATGACAACGAACTTCGCACTGACGTACTACACGGTGGAGAGCGATGTTGCATCCAACAACATCGACTGTTACATCCTTGTGGTTGATACCGATGGTATCGGTGTTGAGGCAGCACTTGCAGGTGGACAACTGACATCCTCGAAGGTCAAGGAGACTATGGAGAAGGCGGATATTAACCTTGAGGAGGCGGTGACACACAAGACCCTGATCATACCGGGACTTACGGCAAGAATATCCGGCGAGCTTGAGGATACGCTTGGCTGGAATATCCTCGTGGGTCCAGGCGACTCAGGACGTATACCCGGATTTTTGGAAGAGAAGTGGCCCCCCAAGTAG
- a CDS encoding acetyl-CoA decarbonylase/synthase delta subunit, protein MTTINFQDLVKILEKYEIAELENVVIDGDVEIEMLEGGGGDAAALQLAIGQGAAQIGMNLMQLAQMLGYPVGALMQPVGVPPAVGAAEAEILEKLLDEKFSVEPEKYTTAVEEVTIGATKADGGTRETTVTVGGERALPFFNYAAPMPNPIAITLDCFDMPIGLAKAVKVHYEDVMESPGEWAKKNVEKFGADMVTIHLISTDPLIKDTPPKEAAKVVEEVLQAVKVPIVIGGSGNPDKDPAVLEAAAEVAEGERCLIASANLNMDYERIAKAAMDHGHTLLSWTQLDINNQKTLNRYLFKAGVKREDLVIDPTTAALGYGIDYAFTNIERMRLMALKGDTDLNFPISCGITNAWGAREAWMKESPIKDDSDWGPREYRGPLFEIITGLTLGMAGGDVFMMMHPGAAATVKEITRTLRGDVEAKSVPIDDWVTLEV, encoded by the coding sequence ATGACCACGATTAATTTCCAGGATTTAGTAAAGATCCTTGAGAAGTACGAGATAGCAGAGCTTGAGAATGTAGTGATAGATGGTGATGTGGAGATCGAGATGTTGGAAGGCGGTGGTGGAGATGCCGCGGCACTACAGCTTGCAATCGGCCAGGGAGCAGCACAGATCGGAATGAACCTGATGCAGCTTGCACAGATGCTTGGGTACCCGGTTGGGGCATTGATGCAACCTGTGGGCGTTCCACCTGCTGTGGGTGCTGCTGAGGCAGAGATACTTGAGAAACTACTCGATGAGAAGTTTTCGGTTGAGCCTGAGAAGTACACAACCGCAGTGGAAGAGGTCACGATTGGTGCAACAAAAGCAGATGGCGGAACACGTGAGACAACGGTTACAGTCGGCGGTGAGCGTGCTCTACCATTCTTCAATTACGCAGCTCCAATGCCAAACCCCATTGCAATAACACTTGACTGCTTTGATATGCCAATCGGGCTTGCAAAAGCGGTGAAGGTTCATTATGAGGATGTAATGGAGAGTCCAGGCGAGTGGGCAAAGAAGAATGTTGAGAAGTTTGGGGCCGATATGGTAACGATTCACCTGATCAGTACCGATCCTCTTATCAAGGATACCCCACCAAAAGAGGCTGCAAAGGTTGTTGAGGAGGTTTTGCAGGCTGTAAAGGTCCCGATCGTGATCGGCGGTTCAGGAAATCCTGACAAAGATCCAGCAGTCCTTGAGGCTGCGGCAGAGGTTGCAGAGGGTGAGAGGTGTTTGATCGCATCGGCAAACCTCAACATGGACTATGAAAGGATCGCAAAAGCAGCGATGGATCACGGGCACACATTACTCTCATGGACGCAGCTTGATATAAACAATCAGAAGACCCTGAACAGGTATCTATTCAAGGCTGGCGTGAAACGAGAGGATCTCGTGATTGATCCAACGACCGCAGCGCTTGGATATGGTATCGACTATGCCTTCACGAATATCGAGCGTATGCGGCTGATGGCGCTCAAAGGCGATACAGATCTGAACTTCCCGATCTCATGTGGTATCACGAACGCATGGGGTGCAAGAGAGGCATGGATGAAGGAATCACCGATCAAGGACGACTCAGACTGGGGACCCCGTGAGTACAGAGGACCATTGTTCGAGATAATTACAGGTCTGACACTCGGTATGGCCGGGGGAGATGTCTTTATGATGATGCACCCAGGTGCTGCTGCAACGGTCAAGGAAATTACCCGAACACTCAGAGGGGATGTTGAAGCAAAATCTGTCCCGATCGATGATTGGGTAACACTGGAGGTGTGA
- a CDS encoding DNA polymerase III subunit beta has translation MERVDENLIEEIVKRILSVVNPVKIILFGSYVYGKPRKDSDLDILVIVDEDKKPRYKRVVPVNLALSDIIYPIDVFIYTKKEVEEWTGVPQSFITTIIKKGKVIYEKEA, from the coding sequence GTGGAGAGGGTAGATGAGAATTTGATTGAGGAGATTGTTAAGAGGATACTCAGCGTGGTTAATCCTGTGAAGATTATTCTTTTCGGATCTTATGTCTACGGTAAGCCTCGAAAAGACAGTGATTTGGACATACTTGTGATTGTTGATGAAGATAAGAAACCTAGATACAAAAGAGTGGTTCCTGTGAATCTTGCTCTATCAGATATAATCTATCCGATTGATGTGTTTATATACACCAAGAAAGAGGTGGAGGAGTGGACAGGTGTACCACAGTCTTTTATCACTACCATTATAAAGAAGGGAAAAGTGATCTATGAAAAAGAAGCTTGA
- a CDS encoding addiction module toxin, RelE/StbE family, which yields MIYKADFSDEFLKIAKKLKKKDYTTFVRLQSKIEEILSNPEHYKPLKGGMKGLRRTHPGSFVIIFKIEKDYVRFVTFKHHDEAYRE from the coding sequence ATGATCTATAAGGCAGATTTCTCTGATGAGTTTCTTAAAATAGCAAAGAAACTTAAGAAAAAAGATTATACAACTTTTGTAAGGTTACAATCAAAGATTGAGGAAATTCTGAGCAATCCAGAGCATTATAAACCCTTGAAAGGTGGGATGAAGGGACTGAGAAGGACACATCCTGGATCTTTCGTGATAATATTCAAAATTGAGAAGGATTATGTCAGGTTCGTCACATTCAAGCACCATGATGAAGCATATCGTGAATAG
- a CDS encoding DNA polymerase produces the protein MRTTTEIKELVLKIKKFLLDLYGTGIKQVILYGSYARGDADEDSDIDLLVVVGEEISPSEVEESLNDLLFEILIERGELVSVMAIPEGTFRSYNSPLFLNVRREGVSV, from the coding sequence ATGAGAACAACCACTGAGATTAAGGAGCTTGTACTGAAGATAAAGAAATTCCTTCTGGACCTTTATGGGACAGGGATAAAGCAGGTCATACTCTATGGCTCCTATGCGAGGGGGGATGCGGACGAGGATTCAGATATCGATCTCTTAGTTGTAGTCGGAGAGGAGATTAGCCCTTCGGAAGTAGAGGAGAGCCTCAACGATCTTTTGTTTGAGATCCTCATTGAGAGGGGGGAGCTGGTATCAGTTATGGCGATTCCAGAAGGCACTTTCAGGTCTTATAATTCTCCTCTTTTCCTGAATGTGAGGAGGGAGGGGGTATCGGTATGA
- a CDS encoding AAA ATPase, whose product MNSAEAYRKLFAAFASGARDEFFKVAQEIIEDEERKHNNKLAKDLCRILYNGNKTKNYSERYKKALQIPRDAERGLPLVEIKECKKDWSEIVVEENIENTLRRIILENQKREVLEVSGLKPKMKLLFFGPPGCGKTLAAEVLSTVLSWPMAYVKFDGLISSYLGETASNMRKIFDFIERGQWVVFFDEFDAIGKERDSPFEHGEMKRVVNSFLQMLDNFKGESIIIAATNHQHLLDPALWRRFDELIYFGFPDKKRRVEIFKKYLRGIRTIKVDLEYFAEKTDGMSPADIETICLNAIKEVILSDKKSLTKAVLDEYVEKQRERIEIRNKAMRG is encoded by the coding sequence ATGAACAGCGCGGAGGCGTACAGGAAACTATTCGCAGCATTTGCAAGCGGAGCAAGAGATGAGTTTTTTAAAGTAGCTCAAGAAATAATTGAGGATGAGGAGCGAAAACATAATAATAAACTTGCTAAAGATTTGTGTCGTATTTTATACAACGGAAATAAAACTAAAAACTATTCAGAACGATATAAAAAAGCATTGCAAATTCCACGGGATGCAGAGAGGGGGCTGCCACTGGTGGAAATAAAAGAATGTAAAAAGGACTGGTCTGAGATAGTAGTAGAAGAAAACATAGAAAATACTCTCAGAAGAATAATTTTAGAAAATCAAAAAAGGGAGGTTCTTGAAGTTAGTGGGCTGAAACCTAAGATGAAATTACTATTCTTTGGTCCACCAGGATGTGGTAAAACTCTTGCTGCGGAGGTATTAAGTACGGTACTTAGCTGGCCGATGGCTTATGTTAAGTTTGACGGGTTAATCTCTTCTTATCTGGGCGAAACTGCATCAAACATGAGAAAAATATTTGATTTTATAGAGCGGGGGCAGTGGGTCGTCTTTTTTGATGAGTTTGATGCCATTGGAAAGGAGAGAGATAGCCCGTTTGAACATGGAGAGATGAAGAGGGTTGTTAATAGTTTCCTTCAGATGCTGGATAATTTTAAGGGCGAATCCATTATAATTGCTGCAACAAATCATCAACACCTTTTAGATCCTGCTTTATGGAGAAGATTTGACGAACTTATTTATTTTGGCTTTCCAGATAAGAAGAGGAGGGTTGAAATTTTCAAAAAATATCTAAGAGGAATAAGAACGATAAAGGTGGATTTAGAGTATTTTGCAGAAAAAACAGATGGTATGAGTCCAGCAGACATAGAAACAATCTGTTTGAATGCAATAAAAGAGGTAATACTCTCGGATAAGAAGTCTCTAACAAAGGCCGTGCTGGATGAATATGTTGAGAAGCAAAGAGAACGAATTGAGATTAGAAATAAAGCCATGAGGGGGTGA
- a CDS encoding DNA-binding protein → MKEIEDLIKKAQRFLRTAEITLDDCDYDSCVSRCYYTMFFMAEAMLLSKGISASSHKGVISLFGEHFIKTNILKEELGKALRRAYDLRQKGDYATGFTVSDREAKKSLETAKRFVAEAEKYLKSQTE, encoded by the coding sequence ATGAAAGAGATAGAAGATCTGATAAAGAAAGCACAGAGGTTTTTGAGAACTGCTGAAATTACCCTGGATGATTGTGATTACGACTCATGCGTCTCAAGATGTTATTATACGATGTTTTTCATGGCTGAAGCGATGCTTTTGAGCAAAGGTATCAGTGCATCCTCTCACAAAGGTGTAATAAGTTTATTTGGAGAGCATTTTATCAAGACAAACATATTAAAGGAGGAGCTGGGTAAGGCATTGAGAAGAGCATACGATTTAAGACAGAAAGGGGATTACGCCACGGGTTTTACCGTCAGTGATAGGGAAGCTAAGAAGAGCCTGGAGACAGCTAAAAGATTTGTAGCAGAAGCAGAAAAGTATCTTAAGAGCCAAACGGAGTAA
- a CDS encoding subtilase family protein — translation MEGLPRKKRKAYPKPRKVRSDAERKTFGKKALDESEKIIEDFSKWKSKYGDKIDPKLIFKIEANSPINENDLGRMGLKILGVDYKDAVVVFADDEHLTAFKRMIEEYANEIPPDQENAKHAFIHAFEDIRKIAPGEKIGVRLRKEPLKDEDIAILDIELWHLGREYREQMLSWKDGIDRILKENGGEVTDFYLGRALFIIRAKVPSTLLYDILNLPQVARVDRPPKTTLDLAKIKGISLDEIGEIPSPEDDAPGILIVDSGITSGHPLLKSAIGDAQSYLDGKSPVDENSHGTAVAGVALYGDLREYIKEKKFNPELWIYSARVCDENGEYDKEKLPETQLDEAIKYFVEHYENIRVVNLSIGDPEKIYHPEDYQYRLAAVIDELALEYGDNNILFVVSAGNYEDSRTGVEYLDEETASRYPAYLLDDPNAKVIDPATSALALTVGSLSLEQGSANRWFASPLAGFEEFPSPFTRTGPGVNGMIKPDLVEFGGDLTSEKGSGIVTDPSIGVITTEKNFLTEGLFRVEDGTSFSAAKVSHLAAKLWRELPDATSNLIKALLVASAKIPDIRPPPLDSIDLKGSAKEDQSKLLNIYGYGHPSLDRAFSIQNRVLLIDEREINLDDIVIYEIPVPVEFYRGSGRRTISITLAFDPPTRMTRKQYLGVTMEFHLFRGVDVEQIKQRYAKMETFDTEEEGVPPLLRSNEISLVPGVTLAKKGTVQKRMWLIDRTPDYIDESLKLVVICSGKWMIDEEYKQRYAVVVTMEQRDMIELYNKIKERLRIPERVRIRPLG, via the coding sequence ATGGAGGGTTTGCCAAGAAAGAAAAGGAAAGCATACCCAAAGCCAAGGAAAGTAAGGAGCGATGCTGAAAGAAAAACATTTGGTAAGAAAGCATTGGATGAAAGTGAAAAAATTATTGAAGATTTTTCAAAATGGAAAAGCAAATATGGAGATAAAATTGATCCCAAGTTAATCTTTAAGATAGAGGCAAATTCACCAATCAACGAGAATGATCTTGGTAGAATGGGGCTTAAAATTCTTGGCGTGGATTATAAAGACGCTGTTGTAGTATTTGCTGATGATGAGCATTTGACTGCGTTTAAAAGAATGATAGAAGAATACGCTAATGAAATACCGCCCGACCAAGAAAATGCAAAACACGCATTCATCCATGCCTTCGAAGATATTCGCAAAATAGCTCCTGGTGAAAAGATAGGGGTTAGATTAAGGAAAGAACCACTAAAAGATGAAGATATCGCTATACTGGATATTGAATTGTGGCATTTGGGTAGAGAGTATCGAGAACAGATGCTCTCATGGAAAGATGGAATAGATAGAATATTAAAGGAGAATGGCGGAGAAGTTACGGATTTCTATCTAGGACGAGCATTGTTTATTATACGGGCAAAAGTTCCATCAACTTTATTATATGATATTCTTAACCTGCCCCAAGTAGCAAGGGTAGATAGACCTCCTAAGACCACTTTAGACTTGGCGAAAATTAAGGGAATTTCTCTAGATGAAATTGGTGAGATTCCATCTCCAGAGGATGATGCTCCTGGCATCCTAATTGTTGACTCTGGAATAACGAGCGGGCACCCACTTTTAAAGAGTGCAATAGGTGATGCTCAATCATATCTGGATGGGAAATCCCCGGTTGATGAGAATAGCCACGGTACTGCTGTCGCTGGTGTTGCCTTGTATGGTGATTTGCGAGAATATATTAAGGAGAAGAAATTCAATCCAGAACTTTGGATATACTCTGCTCGGGTGTGTGATGAGAATGGCGAGTACGATAAAGAAAAACTTCCCGAAACGCAGCTAGATGAGGCGATAAAGTATTTTGTTGAACATTATGAGAACATTAGAGTTGTAAACTTATCCATAGGTGATCCTGAAAAGATATATCACCCAGAAGATTATCAGTACCGATTGGCAGCGGTTATTGATGAGCTTGCGCTTGAGTACGGAGACAACAACATTCTATTTGTTGTTTCTGCTGGAAATTATGAGGACAGTAGGACGGGGGTGGAGTATCTCGATGAAGAAACTGCAAGTAGGTACCCGGCTTATTTGCTGGATGATCCGAATGCTAAGGTAATTGATCCTGCGACTTCTGCGCTTGCTCTCACGGTTGGTTCTCTGAGTTTGGAACAGGGATCTGCTAATAGGTGGTTTGCCTCGCCTTTGGCTGGTTTTGAAGAGTTTCCATCCCCCTTCACACGGACGGGACCCGGTGTAAACGGAATGATTAAACCGGATTTAGTAGAGTTTGGTGGGGACCTAACATCTGAAAAGGGGTCTGGGATCGTAACAGATCCTTCTATCGGAGTAATCACAACGGAAAAGAATTTCCTTACAGAGGGATTATTCAGAGTTGAGGACGGAACAAGCTTTTCAGCAGCTAAAGTATCTCATCTGGCTGCAAAATTGTGGAGAGAGCTTCCTGATGCAACTTCTAACCTGATAAAAGCACTACTGGTTGCATCTGCAAAGATACCTGATATAAGACCCCCTCCCTTGGATAGTATCGATTTAAAAGGTTCAGCTAAAGAGGACCAATCTAAGCTGCTTAACATTTATGGTTATGGACATCCGAGTCTTGATAGAGCATTTTCTATCCAGAACAGGGTGCTTTTGATCGATGAAAGAGAGATAAATTTGGACGATATTGTTATCTATGAGATTCCAGTTCCAGTGGAGTTTTATAGAGGCAGTGGCAGAAGAACTATTTCGATTACACTCGCTTTTGATCCTCCAACTCGAATGACGAGGAAGCAGTACCTTGGTGTTACGATGGAGTTTCATCTTTTTAGAGGGGTTGATGTTGAACAGATAAAACAGAGATACGCCAAAATGGAGACGTTTGATACCGAAGAAGAGGGTGTTCCACCATTATTACGAAGTAATGAGATATCTTTGGTTCCAGGTGTAACGTTAGCGAAGAAGGGAACGGTTCAGAAGCGGATGTGGTTGATAGACCGTACACCAGACTATATTGACGAATCATTGAAGCTGGTGGTTATCTGTAGTGGCAAATGGATGATTGATGAAGAATACAAGCAAAGATATGCCGTTGTTGTGACGATGGAACAGCGAGATATGATTGAGTTGTATAACAAAATTAAGGAGCGGTTGAGAATACCCGAGAGAGTGAGGATACGACCGCTGGGCTGA